In the genome of Pseudomonadota bacterium, the window CCGAAGCCCCCAACCTCGTGATTGAAACGGTGAAGAAGGCCGAAGACAGCGACGCCATCGTGGTGCGCCTGTATGAGGCGTTCAACCAGCGCGGCCGCGGTGTTCTCCGCTTTGACCGCCCTGTGCTCGAGGCCCGCTGCGTCGACCTGCTCGAGCGTGGGCCGGACGGCGAGGCGCCCCGCATCGATGGAGAGACCGTGGCCTTCGACTACGGCCCCTTCGAGATCAAGACCGTCTGGATCCGACTGGCGTCACAGAAGAACCGAAAGGGCCGCTGATCTCCGATGCGCCGTCGCGAAGCGCTCACCCTGGGCGTCGCCGCCCTGCTGTGCGCGACATCGTGCAGGCGCGCAGACGAGCACGCCAGCCTCCCTCGCGTCCGCATCAGTGTGAACGGGGTGGAGGGTGGCAAGGGCAGCACCGGCATCACGTGGCTGAACGCCATCGCGCCCGGCATCGAGAAGACGCTCGAAGCCGCGGGCACGCCCGTGCGCATCGAGGTCGTGGGAGACGGCGGGAGCGATGAGAGCTTCAAGTCGCGCCTGGTTCTCGATCTGAGCGCTGGCACCGGTGCCGACATCATGAGCTTCGACGCCATCTGGACCGCCGAGGCCGCGAGCGCAGATCTGCTCGAACCCCTCGATCCGCTCGTGCGCACGTGGGGCGACTGGGCGCAGTACCCCGACTCGATGCGGCGCATGGGCGACTATCGAGGCCGTGTGTTCATGGTGCCCTTGCTCACCGACGTGCGCGGCATCTACTATCGCAAGGACCTCTTCGAGAAGGCGGGACTGCCGCGAGAGTGGACCCCTCGCTCGTGGAGCGACATCTACGCGGCGGGCGAGCGCCTGAAAGCGCTTCCGGACGTCATACCGATTCAGTGGAACGGGGGGAGCGCATTCGGCGAGGCCTCCACCATGCAAGGCTTCTACCTCGTGCTGCTCTCCGCCGGAGGCGACCTCTACGACACGACGAGCAACCGATGGATTGCCGACAGTCCGGCCCTTCGCCGAACGCTTGCATTCTATCGCACCATCTACCTCGAGCGACGTCTGGGAGATGTGGCGCTGCAGCTCGACCCCAAGGGTCGCGATCGCTCGTTCGAGCGGTTTCGCGACGGGCGCATCGGCATCTACCCGGAAGGCACCTACATGTGGATCGACGTGCTCAAGCCCGGCGGGCCATGGGGCCTGGCCAACCGAGACGCAGTCGTGGGCTGGGCCCCCATGCCGGGCGGCGGCGAGGCGGGCGACCCACCTCTGGTGAGCATCAGCGGAGGCGGAGGGTTCATCGTGAACAAGCGCTCGCCCCACAAGGCCCTGGCGTGGAGAGTGCTGGCCGCGATGAACAGCGCCGCGTCGCTCGATGCGCTCATGTGCAAGGCCCCCTTCATCGCGGCACGGCGCGACGTGCTCGACTCGCCCGCATTCAAGACCGACCCCGAGCTGACACGCGAGGTGGCGGCGGCCCTGCCCGTCACGCGCTTCCGCCCAGGCTTTCCGCTATACCCACGGGTGTCAGAGCTCGTCGGGGTCATGACCGATCAGATCTTGAATGGAGCCTCGACCGATGAAGCCCTCTCGGCCTACGGTCGCGCGCTGCGAGACCTCGC includes:
- a CDS encoding extracellular solute-binding protein, translated to MRRREALTLGVAALLCATSCRRADEHASLPRVRISVNGVEGGKGSTGITWLNAIAPGIEKTLEAAGTPVRIEVVGDGGSDESFKSRLVLDLSAGTGADIMSFDAIWTAEAASADLLEPLDPLVRTWGDWAQYPDSMRRMGDYRGRVFMVPLLTDVRGIYYRKDLFEKAGLPREWTPRSWSDIYAAGERLKALPDVIPIQWNGGSAFGEASTMQGFYLVLLSAGGDLYDTTSNRWIADSPALRRTLAFYRTIYLERRLGDVALQLDPKGRDRSFERFRDGRIGIYPEGTYMWIDVLKPGGPWGLANRDAVVGWAPMPGGGEAGDPPLVSISGGGGFIVNKRSPHKALAWRVLAAMNSAASLDALMCKAPFIAARRDVLDSPAFKTDPELTREVAAALPVTRFRPGFPLYPRVSELVGVMTDQILNGASTDEALSAYGRALRDLAGSEQVIDVR